In the genome of Hymenobacter taeanensis, one region contains:
- a CDS encoding lmo0937 family membrane protein: protein MGNLLYIIAVILIIIWALGFFGVLGAGLANNGLIHILLVIAIIAILLRVIRGGRVV from the coding sequence ATGGGAAATCTCCTGTATATCATCGCAGTAATCCTGATCATCATCTGGGCGCTTGGCTTCTTCGGCGTTCTTGGAGCCGGCTTGGCTAACAATGGTCTGATTCACATTCTGTTGGTAATTGCCATCATCGCCATTCTGCTGCGTGTTATCCGTGGCGGGCGTGTAGTCTAA